The Henckelia pumila isolate YLH828 chromosome 2, ASM3356847v2, whole genome shotgun sequence genome includes a window with the following:
- the LOC140885159 gene encoding uncharacterized protein: MDKSWIRSDRRSKQYEEGITKWPGFKQLTGNLKQNGSVECGYYVMRYMKEKVECEDLHVERMFAGCIKNQCYSQEQFEEVRSEWSEFVYSHWGQDVQCFKRYS, translated from the exons ATGGATAAATCTTGGATTCGCTCGGATAGAAGATCTAAACAGTATGAGGAGGGTATTACTAAATGGCCAGGTTTTAAACAACTGACG GGAAATCTGAAACAAAATGGTTCTGTTGAATGTGGATATTATGTGATGAGGTATATGAAAGAGAAAGTTGAATGTGAAGATCTACATGTCGAAAGGATG tTTGCAGGATGCATCAAGAATCAGTGTTACAGTCAAGAACAATTTGAAGAAGTTAGAAGTGAATGGAGTGAATTTGTCTACTCGCAT TGGGGTCAAGATGTACAATGCTTCAAGAGGTATTCCTAG